From the genome of Brassica oleracea var. oleracea cultivar TO1000 chromosome C4, BOL, whole genome shotgun sequence:
CTCTGATGGAGTTCTCTTGATGAGTTTCAAATACTCCGTTCTTCTTGATCCTCTGTCCTTGTTGCAGTCATGGAGCTACGATCACGACAATCCCTGTTCGTGGCGAGGTGTGTTGTGTAATAACGACTTCAGAGTTGTGACCTTGTCTCTCCCGAACTCCAAGCTCGCCGGTTCGATTCCTTCCGATCTGGGTTTCCTCCAAAACCTCCAAAGCCTCGATCTTTCCAACAATTCGCTCAACGGGTCCTTACCGGTTGAGTTTTTCGCCGCCGGTGAGCTCCGTTTTCTAGACCTCTCAAACAACTTGTTCTCCGGCGAGATCCCTGCGTCGGTTGGCGATATGCACAACCTCCAGACGTTAAATCTCTCCGATAATATCTTGGCGGGAAAGTTACCGGCCAATTTGGCGTCTCTTGGAAGCTTAACGGAGGTTTCTCTGAAGAACAACTACTTCTCCGGCGAGCTTCCCGGCGGATGGAGATCGGTTCAGTTTCTAGACATCTCCTCGAATCTGATCAACGGTTCATTACCGCCGGATTTCTCCGGCGACAGTCTCCGGTACCTGAATGTCTCCTATAACCAAATCTCCGGCGAGGTTCCTCCTGATGTCGGCGACGGTTTCCCTCGAAACGCCACCGTGGATTTCTCCTTTAACAATCTAACCGGTTCGATCCCAGATTCTCCGGTTTTCCTTAACCAGAAGTCAATTTCGTTTTCTGGAAACCCGGGTTTATGCGGAACTCCGACCCGGAACCCATGTCCTATTCCCTCCTCTCCAGCCGCCGTCACACCGACGTCTACGCCTGCACTCGCAGCCATACCGAAAACACTCGGGTCAAATCCAGAATCTGACTCGGTCGGACCGGAAAATAACAAATCAAATAACCGAACCGGTTTAAGACCTGGAGTTATAATCGGGATCATAGTCGGAGATATCGCCGGAATCGGAATCCTTGCTCTTGTTTTCTTCTACGTTTATAGATACAAGAAGAAGAATAACATGCAGAAGAACGCACAAAGTTTAGAAGCTAACGAGGTTAAAGACACAACTTCATTATCACCATCATCGTCAACAACTACGTCCTCTTCCTCTCCAGAACAATCCAATAGATTCGTTAAATGGTCATGTCTACGTAAGAGTCAAGAAACAGATGAAACCGAAGAGGAAGACGAAGAAGAAGAACATCAAGGGCCAGGAGAGGCCAAGAAAGGGACGTTGGTGACCATTGATGGAGGAGAGAAGGAGCTCGAAGTAGAGACTTTGCTTAAGGCTTCTGCTTACATTTTAGGAGCCACCGGTTCGAGTATAATGTACAAGACGGTTCTCGAGGACGGTACGGTTCTAGCGGTTCGTCGGTTAGGTGAGAACGGTATGAGTCAACAACGCCGGTTTAAGGACTTTGAGGCACATGTGCGAGCGATTGGCAAATTGGTACACCCGAATTTGGTTCGTCTCCGTGGATTCTATTGGGGCACCGACGAAAAGTTGGTCATTTACGATTTTGTCCCTAATGGTAGTCTCGTCAACGCACGTTACAGTGAGTCAACATCATCTCTATTTCATTTCAACCACTCTCTTTTCATGACAAAAGCGCATGTTAGCATTATATCGTATGGTAAAGGCACATGTTAGTGTAACTTGCCAGGATCTTGTTTAGGTTGGTGGTAGTTAGATATGTTTTCATAAGTCAATTGTGGGCCAAACTTTGCTACTTTGCTTTCTCCTGCTATCTTGCGCATATTTGCTGACTTTGTTTTGCGATTGGATAGGGAAAGGAGGGTCGTCGCCGTGCCATTTACCGTGGGAGACTCGGCTCAAGATAGCAAAAGGTTTGGCTCGTGGGCTTGCTTACCTTCACGAGAAGAAACATGTGCACGGTCACTTAAAGCCTAGTAACATACTTTTGGGGCAAGACATGGAGCCTAAGATTGGTGATTTTGGTCTCGAAAGGCTTCTTGCTGGAGATACTAGCTATAACCGAGCTAGTGGGTCATCTAGAATTTTCAGTAGCAAGCGATCCGCATCAGCGTCCACACGTGAATTCGGGCCTACACCGAGCCCAAGTCCAAGCTCGGTCGGGCCAGTATCGCCTTATTGCGCACCTGAGTCGCTCCGCAACCTCAAACCGAACCCGAAATGGGACGTTTTCGGGTTCGGAGTGATCCTCCTCGAGCTTCTTACAGGGAAAATCGTGTCGGTAGATGAGGTCGGGATTGGAAATGGGCTAACAGTAGAAGATGGCAACCGTGCGCTGATAATGGCTGATGTGGCGATCCGGTCCGAGTTGGAAGGCAAAGAAGACTTATTACTTGGTCTATTCAAATTGGGTTATAGTTGTGCATCTCAAGTTCCACAAAAGAGGCCGACCATGAAGGAGGCTTTAGTAGTATTTGAGAGATTCCCTATGAGTTCTTCTGCTAAGTCTCCATCGTACCGTTACGGACACTATTAATCTTCGTTCACACACTAACTTTGCAAATTGCAAGCCTCTCTGTGAAGGCCGAAGTATATATACATTAAGCAACTCGTTCTTGTTATGTGTTCACTATAATATTTTTGTATTATTTTTAGGATATCACCAACTTTGTTTTACTTTTAATTTTTAAATTAGTGTTTGTGTTGGCAAGAAAAGAGTATTCGTTATGATTTTCTGTTGATATAATAATTTGTACTAGTGTTTGTCTTGTCGTTGTATCATAACTCGAGTTTAAACTCGGTAGTAGTATTTGACTATTTGTAAGTTAAATCTCGGAGCTACTTAATTAGTGAAAGCATCTCCAAATTATTCTAACAATTATAACTAAAAATGAAATAGCTCACAGAAATTTTACTGTGGATAAAGGTAAAAAGAGAAAACCTTAACTTAGAACACATAAGAAAAAAATTTGACTGATTTTGAAGATGGAGGAGAAGCAACTCTCATGTGCTCATAAGAGTCATATTTGTATGTCTAATTACTTGAAAATTTAAAACATTTAATTATTTTTGATATTTAATTACTTGTTGGAACACTAATGCAATTGGATCTTGGAACCTTTAGTACTCCTCCGCAAATTTTGCTGTCGAGTGAAAGTAAAAGGTCAAGTTTGAATGCAGATACCAATGGTTTTGAAAGACCATGATTAGTCGAAGCTCAATTTAAAGTAAGTAGATAACTCTAATCACTTTAAAGAAGTCACTAACGTGAGAATATCTTTAGTTTTTTTTTTACCTACTTGTTGTACAATGAGTCAAAGTTTTTACCCTCTTAACTCAACTAGGCTATTCCATGGCTGAGAGAATTTGCTTCCTACGACTAACATAACTCTACTCATTCTCTGCTTCCTATTTATATACCACCAAGACTCTGCATTTCAATCTGACATTCTCGTTGGCATTCCAGGGAGCAGCTAATGTGGATGCAGCAAAACATTGTATTGTACATCAAAAGTGACAAAATATAGCATATATGAACACGTCCTTATCAACCAAGTCAGACATTAATTTAGCTTCACGATTCCCAGCCTATACATTATTCTAACCTATGCAACAGTGTTCTTCTCAAAATACAAACCGATAAGTTTTACCCTCTGTTCAGTCTCAGATCAAAAACCAGACATAACTTAAGTATAGTAATGAAGAAGTATCTTAATACTGTAATAAATGACCAGCGCTTTTCTTGGACACGGCTTTTCTTTCACTTTCCCAATATATATGGGTCTTTTTGTTATGGCTCACGAACAAGATATTTTATGGAGTCTAGCTCCATCTCTTCTTCGATGGTGTGTTAGTTTCCTCCATCTCCAAAAGGTCGTGAATCAACATGATTCTGAGAAAATTTCTTTACATCTACTTGCTTGAAGCTTCGAGAGGGCCAAGAATCATCTAGAGTTTTTTTTTTTTTAAACCCACTAATGCACTATTTATAACACAAGCATAAGTTAGAAGAAGGAAAGAACATATAAATCTCAATTCGCCTAAGCTCTGATACCATACATGAAAGCATTTCCAAAACAAGAAGACTTGTAGCATATCCAAAACAAGAAAACTTATGCTCTAATAGAGGTATAAAAATGAAACTGAAAATGAAACAGCTCATAAGAGTTGTATCATGTGCATAGATCTAAAGAAAGAAAAACTTAATTTAGATTATAGGTTGATATTAAAGATAAAGGAGGAGAGTTGTTTTAGAGGTAACTCTCAACATTCAAACAAAAAACATAGTTGTTCTGCAAGAGTCGCATTTCACTAATGGATTTGAGTTTTGGATGTTGTAATTAGGTCTGGGCATAAAAACTGAGAACCGAGAACCGAACAAAAAAAACTGAATCCGAAACCGAACCAAAGTTCAAAAACAACCGAGCGGTTCCTATATTCTATAACCAGATAAACAAAAAAGAACTGAATCGAGAACCGAATGGGTATCCGAATATCTGAAATACAATTTATATACCTAAAAATATTAATTATATTTAATAATAAAAATACCAAATATTCTAAACATATTACTTATACACCGAACTATCCAAAAAAAATTGAAAACCCCAAATATTTTTTATCTAACATATTTTAAAATTATCCTAAAGAACCTAATTACCCGAATAGCTTTATCCAAAATATCAAAATTTATCCTAATTACCCGATTTTTTTAAATACGAAAACCCCAAAAAATCTGTTTTTACCTCGAATTATCCAAAATTATCCGAAAACTGGAACCGAACCGTAATCACCAAAATTTATCGGACATCGGTCGGTTCTTACAATTGTTACCCGAACCAACCCGGAAACCAAAAGAACCGAACCCAATCCGAACCTAATTTCATAGATAACCGAATGGTTCATATATCTCTAGAACCAAAAAACCGAAAACCAAAAGAACCGAACTAGAACCGAACCGATAACTGAATGCCCAGGCGTAGGCCTATTGGTAATATTGTACTTGGAAGTCGGAAGTTAGAATGCAAACCAAACCCAATACTAAAGTGGCAATAAATTTCCCATAAATTTTACCGGTAAGAAAGTTAATTGTCGTTGTTAAAAACAAAAATTTAATTGTAAACCGGATTTGGTTACCGGTTCGAAAGTAAGTTATAAACCGGATACCACTAGCTTGTTTTTTTTTTTTTTGAATGGATGTTAAATTATATTCATTAAAAAAACCTGATTACATCTAGTGCACCTTTATGTAAAACCTATTCCTTCCCCCTTTACAATACCAGATTATAATCCCCAACCAAAATTTATTTCTATTTACAATCTAGCACCAAACCAATACTGCAAAACTCTTTGCATCCCTTTTCCACCCTTAATTCTCATCAGACTTAGCTTATTGCGAACACCTTTCTCAACCAGCTTCTGTAGAACTGGCAGTGGCAATGGCTTATCATCATGCTTGATCTTGTTTCTCTCCCTCCATAACGCATGTACCGCAGCTTGAAACGCATATCTTATGCAGAAGAGTTTCTTTCTTTCCATGGACTGATCTGTGATCAAGAGTACTACAGCGTTCCAGTCGTTTGTATAAGCACTACCCAAAATCCCTTTCACAAGATATTCCCATAACTGAGAAGAGAAGGAACAACCAAAGAAGAGATGATTCTTTGTTTCAGGAGCACACTTACACAAGACACATGTTTCATCAACCCCTCTACTCCAACTTGAAATTCTATCCATAGTTGATAACCTGTTTAACATCGCAAGCCACACTATGAACAAGAACTTGGGAGTTGCCTGCGGAAACCAGACGCTTCTTGACCAACTACATTGAGTATAATTTACTCTCAATATTCTCCAAGTCTCATTAGTTGAGAAACTAGTTTTATATCCCGACCCCCTGCGCCACATACTCCTATCCTCAGTAGAGGGACAAAGATTTTCCTTTAGCTCTGTTATGTCAGCTTCAATCTCATTTAGAATATCAGCACGATGCCTACGCCTTCTACGCACATTCATCACAGCCTCCTCTACCGTTGCACCTCTCCTAATCCCCATATCAATGATTCCACGATCACCCAAAATGTCGATAAGAACTCCTCTATCCGACCATCTATCATACCAGAATGAGATGTGCTGACCATTGCCCACTGCTATTTTGTAAAAATGATCTTGCCACCTCTCTCAATTTAAGCATCTTCTTCCACATCCATGATCCCATTTGAGTATTTTCCTTTACTTCCCAAAAGCTTTTCTGCTTCAGTAGCCTAATCTTAATCCATTTTCCCCATAGAGATACACCAGATAGCATTCTCCACCATAAACAATGTTTACTTCCTTCAACTGTCTAATACCCAACCCTCCTTCGTTTTGTAGCTTACATATGTCTCTCCAAGCAACTTTCGCACCAGTTGACTTCAGCTCAGGTCCAGACCAAAGAAATGATGAACAGAGTTGTTCAATCTCTTTCATTCACTTACTAGGAAGCCTATAACCCCCTGCCCAAAAATTGACAATACTCATCAGAACTGATTTGATCAGCTGAAGTCTTCCAGCATATGAAAGAAATCTACAGGTCCAAGAGTTGATCCTGCTCCTGATCTTTTCCACCAGAGGTAGATAATCTTGCTTCTTCATCCCTTGAGTCATCAGTGGAAGTCCCAAATATCGAACCGGAAGGTCCCCATCCGCAAACGGGAAATTATTTAAGATCCTCCTCTTCTCTTCTACTGAGACACCAGCCATATAAACTGTGGACTTCTCTATACTGATACAGAGACCTGACCATATAGCAAATTCATCAAATACCGAGAGGGCCCCCTCTATAGACTCCTTAGAACCTTCTACGAACACAATCAGGTCGTCCGCAAAACAAAGATGAGTAAGTGATAGCTCTTGGGTGGAACTTGAACTTACCCTGCTCCACTGCTTTATCAATTTTATGTGAGAGAATGTTCATACACAACACAAACAAGTATGGCGAGCGAGAGCATCCCTGCCTCAAACCTCTTGAACTTTGAAAGTAGCCAGCAAGGTCCCCATTGACTTGTACTGAGAATGATGGAGTAGTAATACACAGTTTGATCCAGTGAATAAATTTCTCTGGCACTCCAAGAGCTTCCAAACTCTTCAGTACAAAGGACCATTGAACTGAGTCAAAGGCCTTTGATATATCGATCTTCATCATACACCTCGGAGAGACTTCCTCTCTGTGGTAGTTTTTGACAAGCTCTGAAGCCAACAACACATTTTTCATCAGTAACCTCCCCTTTACAAATGCTGACTGATTCTCCGTGATCACTCTATGAAGAAGCCCCTTCAGCCTATTTGCTAGGATCTTAGAGACAACTTTGTAAAGGACATTGCAACAGGCAATGGGCCTGTAATCCTTCATCTCCATAGAGTCTGTCTTCTTAGGTACCGAGCTAAAATTGTAGAGTTGACCCCTTTAGGAAGAAAGCCAAACCGAAATACCGACTGCACTGCGATGATAAACTCCTTACCCAGAACAGACCAAGTAGCTTTAAAGAACTCACAGGGAAAGCCATCAGGCCCTGGTGATTTGTACGATGGCATAGAGAACAGAACCTTACGCACCTCCTCCTCAGTA
Proteins encoded in this window:
- the LOC106342866 gene encoding probable LRR receptor-like serine/threonine-protein kinase At4g37250, with the translated sequence MKTELVSPILFFFSFSCLLLVSSGLNSDGVLLMSFKYSVLLDPLSLLQSWSYDHDNPCSWRGVLCNNDFRVVTLSLPNSKLAGSIPSDLGFLQNLQSLDLSNNSLNGSLPVEFFAAGELRFLDLSNNLFSGEIPASVGDMHNLQTLNLSDNILAGKLPANLASLGSLTEVSLKNNYFSGELPGGWRSVQFLDISSNLINGSLPPDFSGDSLRYLNVSYNQISGEVPPDVGDGFPRNATVDFSFNNLTGSIPDSPVFLNQKSISFSGNPGLCGTPTRNPCPIPSSPAAVTPTSTPALAAIPKTLGSNPESDSVGPENNKSNNRTGLRPGVIIGIIVGDIAGIGILALVFFYVYRYKKKNNMQKNAQSLEANEVKDTTSLSPSSSTTTSSSSPEQSNRFVKWSCLRKSQETDETEEEDEEEEHQGPGEAKKGTLVTIDGGEKELEVETLLKASAYILGATGSSIMYKTVLEDGTVLAVRRLGENGMSQQRRFKDFEAHVRAIGKLVHPNLVRLRGFYWGTDEKLVIYDFVPNGSLVNARYRKGGSSPCHLPWETRLKIAKGLARGLAYLHEKKHVHGHLKPSNILLGQDMEPKIGDFGLERLLAGDTSYNRASGSSRIFSSKRSASASTREFGPTPSPSPSSVGPVSPYCAPESLRNLKPNPKWDVFGFGVILLELLTGKIVSVDEVGIGNGLTVEDGNRALIMADVAIRSELEGKEDLLLGLFKLGYSCASQVPQKRPTMKEALVVFERFPMSSSAKSPSYRYGHY
- the LOC106338914 gene encoding uncharacterized protein LOC106338914; its protein translation is MGIRRGATVEEAVMNVRRRRRHRADILNEIEADITELKENLCPSTEDRSMWRRGSGYKTSFSTNETWRILRVNYTQCSWSRSVWFPQATPKFLFIVWLAMLNRLSTMDRISSWSRGVDETCVLCKCAPETKNHLFFGCSFSSQLWEYLVKGILGSAYTNDWNAVVLLITDQSMERKKLFCIRYAFQAAVHALWRERNKIKHDDKPLPLPVLQKLVEKGVRNKLSLMRIKGGKGMQRVLQYWFGARL